One window from the genome of Prochlorococcus marinus XMU1411 encodes:
- a CDS encoding nucleotidyltransferase family protein — protein sequence MKAMILAAGKGTRVQPITHVIPKPMIPILQKPVMEFLLELLKEHGFKEIMVNVSHLAEEIENYFRDGQRFGVEIAYSFEGRIEDGELIGDALGSAGGLKKIQDFQKFFDETFVVLCGDALVDLDLTEAVKKHKEKGAIASLITKKVTRDQVSSYGVVVSDKNGRIKAFQEKPSVDQALGDSINTGIYLFEPEIFNYIPSGEKFDIGADLFPKLVEMDLPFFALPMDFEWVDIGKVPDYWSAIRNVLQGKVRQVEIPGKEIKPGVFTGLNVAANWDEVDIKGPVYIGGMTRIEDGASIIGPAMIGPSCCISEGATIDNSIIFDYSKIGKGVRLVDKLVFGRYCVGKNGDHFDLQDASLDWLITDSRRSDMTEPSPQQKAMAELLGTDLINIPD from the coding sequence ATGAAGGCAATGATACTTGCAGCAGGTAAAGGTACACGTGTTCAGCCCATAACTCATGTTATTCCAAAACCAATGATACCGATCCTACAAAAACCTGTGATGGAGTTTCTTTTAGAACTCTTAAAAGAGCATGGCTTTAAAGAAATAATGGTTAATGTTTCTCACCTTGCAGAAGAAATTGAAAATTACTTTCGCGATGGTCAAAGATTCGGTGTGGAGATAGCGTATAGTTTCGAAGGTAGAATTGAAGATGGAGAATTAATCGGAGATGCTTTAGGTTCAGCAGGAGGATTAAAAAAAATTCAAGATTTTCAAAAATTCTTTGATGAAACTTTTGTCGTACTATGTGGTGATGCTTTAGTTGACTTAGATTTGACTGAAGCTGTTAAAAAACATAAGGAAAAGGGAGCAATTGCAAGTTTAATAACCAAAAAAGTAACTAGGGATCAAGTCTCAAGTTATGGTGTAGTTGTCTCAGATAAAAACGGCAGAATAAAGGCCTTTCAGGAAAAGCCATCTGTAGATCAAGCTTTAGGTGACTCCATAAATACAGGAATTTACCTTTTTGAACCTGAAATTTTTAATTACATACCATCAGGAGAAAAATTTGATATTGGTGCTGATCTCTTCCCTAAACTTGTCGAGATGGATTTGCCTTTTTTTGCACTTCCAATGGATTTCGAATGGGTAGATATTGGAAAAGTTCCTGATTATTGGAGTGCTATTCGTAATGTATTACAAGGCAAGGTGAGACAAGTTGAGATACCTGGCAAAGAAATTAAACCTGGAGTTTTTACGGGATTAAATGTTGCTGCTAATTGGGACGAAGTTGATATTAAGGGCCCAGTATATATAGGTGGAATGACGAGAATAGAAGATGGTGCATCAATTATTGGACCTGCAATGATTGGCCCAAGTTGCTGCATTTCAGAAGGAGCAACAATTGATAATTCAATTATTTTTGATTATTCCAAAATCGGTAAGGGTGTTCGACTTGTAGATAAATTAGTATTTGGCCGTTACTGTGTGGGCAAAAATGGAGATCACTTTGATTTGCAAGATGCATCTTTGGATTGGTTGATAACAGATTCTAGAAGATCTGATATGACCGAGCCTTCTCCTCAGCAGAAGGCAATGGCAGAATTATTAGGAACTGATTTGATTAATATTCCAGATTAA